From Amycolatopsis sp. YIM 10, the proteins below share one genomic window:
- a CDS encoding class III extradiol dioxygenase subunit B-like domain-containing protein, protein MITRAVVVPQPPLLVPEIAAGARESTADLRAACLAAAGRLTETADRWVAVGAGEDTVSVTPPSACGSFRGYGVDLGVGLSERTGAPAELPLPALITGWLRARVGAAEATVHSFPVDTPAERSAKAAELIAERHSGHGLLVLGDGANRHGPRSPGGEHDGAPAFDAAIAKALATADAEALLALDADLCAELGAGGRFPWQVLASLAEGATWTAELLYSEAPFGVGYHVAVWTRA, encoded by the coding sequence GTGATCACACGTGCCGTCGTGGTGCCGCAGCCGCCGCTGCTGGTGCCCGAAATCGCCGCCGGGGCGCGCGAATCCACCGCCGATCTGCGGGCCGCGTGCCTGGCCGCGGCGGGCAGGCTGACCGAAACCGCGGACCGCTGGGTCGCCGTCGGCGCGGGTGAGGACACCGTCTCGGTCACCCCGCCGAGTGCGTGCGGTTCGTTTCGCGGATACGGCGTCGACCTCGGTGTCGGTCTCTCCGAGCGCACCGGCGCGCCGGCCGAGTTGCCGCTGCCCGCGCTGATCACCGGCTGGTTGCGCGCGCGGGTGGGTGCCGCCGAGGCCACCGTGCACAGCTTCCCGGTGGACACCCCGGCCGAGCGGAGCGCCAAGGCCGCCGAGCTGATCGCCGAACGCCACTCCGGGCACGGCCTGCTCGTGCTCGGCGACGGCGCGAACCGGCACGGCCCGCGGTCACCCGGTGGTGAGCACGACGGCGCGCCCGCCTTCGACGCCGCCATCGCGAAGGCGCTCGCCACCGCCGATGCCGAGGCGCTGCTGGCACTCGACGCCGATCTCTGCGCGGAACTGGGTGCGGGCGGGCGGTTCCCGTGGCAGGTGCTCGCCTCGCTCGCCGAGGGCGCAACCTGGACCGCCGAACTGCTGTACTCCGAGGCGCCGTTCGGCGTCGGCTACCACGTCGCGGTCTGGACACGCGCGTGA